In one window of Methanolobus mangrovi DNA:
- a CDS encoding pentapeptide repeat-containing protein produces the protein MEYQDEEFEGESFENTNFTGISFKNSKFIDCNFENCNLPNVDLNNTRFQDVRFRNCKIQGLDFSKCNDFIFTIGFEDSFLSYSIFSDINLENTDFINCQVYDCDFMNTNLKNANFEGSDLMNSLFRNTNLSFTSFRNAKNYDIDPNNNLLKKTKFSIPEVIALLNVFDIEIE, from the coding sequence ATGGAATACCAGGATGAAGAGTTTGAAGGAGAATCTTTTGAGAACACCAATTTTACAGGTATATCCTTTAAAAATTCAAAGTTCATTGATTGTAATTTTGAAAACTGCAATTTGCCAAATGTAGATTTGAATAACACAAGATTTCAGGATGTAAGGTTCAGGAACTGCAAAATTCAGGGCCTGGACTTTTCAAAATGCAATGATTTTATATTTACAATCGGATTTGAAGACTCTTTTCTATCCTATTCAATATTTTCAGATATAAATCTGGAGAATACTGATTTTATAAATTGCCAGGTTTATGACTGTGATTTTATGAATACAAACCTTAAAAACGCAAATTTTGAAGGCTCTGATCTAATGAACAGTCTCTTTAGGAATACAAACCTGAGCTTCACATCATTCAGGAATGCAAAGAACTACGATATAGACCCGAATAATAATCTCCTGAAAAAGACTAAGTTCTCTATTCCTGAAGTGATTGCTCTTTTGAATGTCTTTGATATTGAAATAGAATAA
- a CDS encoding plasma-membrane proton-efflux P-type ATPase, with protein sequence MNETSSSKIENAKELSADELFARLDSGMQGISDAEVSERLQQYGYNELIEKKTSPFIKFIGYFWGPIPWMIEIAAILSAIIQRWEDFIIISLLLILNGVVGFWQENKADNAIELLKSKMALQARVLRNGQWNVIPARELVPGDMIRVRSGDIVPADLKLVEGDYLQVDESALTGESLPADKASNDIAYSGSVIQKGEMSALVFATGMDTFFGKTTRLLADVKTQSHFQKAIIKIGDYLIFLAAVLVAIVFIVAIFRKESLVETLQFALVLVVAAIPAALPAVLSVSMAVGATNLAGKGAIVSKLVSIEEMAGMDVLCSDKTGTITKNELTLSELIPFADFTEEDLLVYSALASREEDNDPIDNAILKKIKTMENMDKKLDAYETADFKPFDPVIKHTEASIKSPDGRQFKIAKGAPQVILEMTVNKEAIKEEVDEKVNVLASRGYRALGVARCEEMGVCSFVGLIGLYDPPHDDSAQTIDTAVSMGVDIKMVTGDHVAIAKEIAQQIGMDTNIITASELEDKTDLQAQEIVERSDGFAQVFPEHKYRIVELLQEEGHIVGMTGDGVNDAPALKKADAGIAVAGATDAARSAADIVFTAPGLSTIIDAIKESRKIFQRMKSYSIYRIAETVRVLFFIAISIVAFNFYPVTAIMIVLLALFNDAPIMAIAYDNVKYSNIPEKWNIREVLSMATFLGIIGVISSFIVFYIGLHVLNLDQNVLQSFIFLKLAVAGHLTIFLARTRGPFWSIRPSGILFWSTIGTKLLATLVVVYGFYISPIGWKLAGFVWLYALVAFVVTDLIKVRLYDLLNHSGLIFHR encoded by the coding sequence ATGAATGAAACTTCTTCGTCAAAGATTGAGAACGCGAAAGAATTGAGCGCTGATGAACTATTTGCCAGACTTGATTCCGGTATGCAGGGTATTTCTGATGCTGAAGTAAGTGAACGACTACAACAATATGGCTATAATGAGCTTATTGAAAAGAAAACAAGTCCTTTCATAAAATTCATAGGGTATTTTTGGGGTCCAATTCCCTGGATGATCGAGATAGCTGCCATACTTTCGGCAATCATACAGCGTTGGGAAGATTTTATCATTATTTCACTTTTACTGATTCTTAACGGTGTAGTAGGTTTCTGGCAGGAAAATAAGGCTGATAATGCTATTGAGTTGCTAAAAAGTAAAATGGCTTTACAGGCCAGAGTGTTGCGTAATGGGCAATGGAATGTGATACCTGCCAGGGAACTTGTCCCAGGGGACATGATCCGCGTACGCTCGGGTGACATTGTACCGGCTGATCTGAAACTTGTTGAAGGCGATTACCTGCAGGTTGATGAATCCGCACTAACAGGAGAATCCCTGCCAGCGGATAAAGCTTCAAATGACATTGCATATTCCGGTTCTGTTATCCAGAAAGGTGAAATGAGTGCCCTTGTGTTTGCCACTGGAATGGATACGTTCTTTGGCAAGACCACCAGACTGCTGGCGGATGTTAAGACCCAGAGCCATTTCCAGAAAGCTATTATCAAAATTGGTGACTACCTCATCTTTCTGGCTGCCGTACTGGTTGCTATAGTTTTCATTGTTGCTATCTTCCGAAAGGAAAGTCTTGTAGAAACGTTGCAGTTCGCCCTTGTCCTGGTGGTTGCTGCAATACCTGCAGCATTACCTGCAGTCCTTTCAGTTTCCATGGCTGTGGGTGCAACCAATCTTGCAGGAAAAGGTGCGATTGTAAGTAAACTTGTTTCTATTGAAGAAATGGCAGGTATGGATGTACTTTGTTCGGATAAGACCGGCACAATAACAAAGAACGAGCTGACATTATCAGAACTTATACCCTTTGCTGATTTCACTGAAGAGGATCTTCTGGTCTACAGTGCTCTGGCTTCCAGAGAAGAGGATAATGATCCCATAGATAATGCTATCCTGAAAAAGATAAAAACCATGGAAAATATGGATAAAAAGCTTGATGCTTATGAAACGGCAGATTTCAAACCATTCGACCCTGTTATAAAGCACACTGAAGCCAGCATTAAAAGTCCGGATGGCAGGCAATTTAAGATTGCTAAGGGAGCACCACAGGTCATCCTTGAAATGACAGTAAATAAGGAGGCTATCAAAGAAGAAGTAGATGAGAAAGTAAATGTTCTTGCTTCCAGGGGATATCGTGCTCTGGGAGTTGCAAGGTGTGAGGAGATGGGAGTATGCAGTTTTGTAGGACTTATTGGCCTGTATGACCCGCCACACGACGACTCAGCACAGACCATAGACACGGCTGTGTCCATGGGTGTTGACATCAAAATGGTTACGGGTGACCATGTTGCAATTGCAAAGGAGATTGCACAACAAATCGGTATGGATACAAACATCATTACTGCCTCAGAGCTTGAGGATAAAACTGATCTTCAAGCACAAGAGATTGTTGAAAGGTCTGATGGTTTTGCTCAGGTTTTCCCGGAACATAAGTACAGGATAGTGGAACTCCTTCAGGAAGAAGGACATATTGTCGGTATGACAGGAGATGGGGTTAATGACGCTCCTGCTCTTAAAAAAGCTGATGCGGGTATTGCAGTTGCCGGGGCTACGGATGCAGCAAGATCAGCTGCTGATATCGTGTTCACAGCTCCCGGACTTTCAACTATCATTGATGCAATTAAAGAGAGCCGGAAAATTTTCCAGCGCATGAAGAGTTACTCGATTTATCGCATAGCCGAAACTGTGCGTGTACTCTTCTTTATTGCAATTTCCATTGTGGCTTTCAATTTTTATCCGGTGACCGCTATCATGATAGTATTGCTTGCCCTGTTCAATGATGCACCAATCATGGCTATTGCATACGATAATGTGAAATACTCCAATATCCCTGAAAAGTGGAATATCAGAGAAGTTCTCAGTATGGCAACATTTTTGGGAATTATAGGCGTTATATCTTCATTCATAGTCTTTTATATCGGACTGCATGTGCTGAATCTGGACCAGAATGTTTTGCAATCTTTCATATTCCTTAAACTTGCAGTTGCCGGGCATCTTACAATATTCCTTGCCCGTACCCGTGGTCCCTTCTGGTCCATAAGACCAAGTGGAATTCTCTTCTGGTCAACCATCGGTACGAAACTGCTAGCGACTCTTGTTGTGGTCTATGGTTTCTACATATCGCCAATTGGATGGAAACTTGCAGGTTTTGTCTGGCTGTATGCATTGGTGGCTTTTGTTGTAACTGACCTCATAAAAGTGAGATTATATGACCTGTTGAATCATAGCGGCTTGATTTTCCATAGATGA
- a CDS encoding pyridoxamine 5'-phosphate oxidase family protein has protein sequence MSESNLENDLKALMKEQKLAVLATSHDGEPYTNLVAFVASDDLKHIYFATPVATRKYSYLNASRKASMMIDNRSNKESDFKDAMAVNAEGTVLEVEKTHELNSLYQEKHPYLKDFLNSPSSALMRMEVKRYIVASRFQNVVEIDMA, from the coding sequence ATGTCTGAGAGTAATCTGGAAAATGATCTGAAGGCTCTTATGAAAGAGCAAAAACTTGCTGTTCTCGCTACATCTCATGATGGGGAACCGTATACCAATCTCGTAGCCTTCGTGGCGAGTGATGACCTTAAACACATCTATTTTGCTACTCCTGTTGCCACAAGAAAATACTCATATCTGAATGCTTCCCGAAAAGCTTCAATGATGATAGATAATAGGTCTAACAAAGAGAGTGATTTCAAGGACGCTATGGCTGTGAATGCAGAAGGTACTGTTCTGGAAGTTGAAAAAACCCATGAACTGAATTCACTCTATCAGGAAAAACATCCCTATCTCAAAGATTTCCTTAATTCTCCTTCATCGGCCCTGATGAGAATGGAAGTTAAAAGATATATTGTTGCTAGCAGGTTCCAGAATGTCGTGGAGATAGATATGGCATGA
- a CDS encoding PGF-CTERM sorting domain-containing protein: protein MKYKLILVLFLAVILLVGAPMTSAKSSFLSSFNNYYDTGDTRLDSCVICHTGPNGGSLNSYGRASGGNFVSIEDRDSDGDGFSNIDEINALTFPGDANDFPEPVPELISEPIDNVTEAPVEEMIDNQSIEEPIVNETQEETTTEEQSEETTTEQQSPGFEVILAIAGILSVVYLKRK from the coding sequence ATGAAATATAAATTAATTCTTGTATTGTTCTTAGCAGTAATATTGTTGGTAGGAGCACCTATGACATCAGCAAAATCAAGTTTTCTGAGTTCTTTCAATAATTACTATGATACCGGAGACACCAGACTAGATTCCTGCGTAATCTGCCATACAGGTCCGAATGGTGGTTCATTAAATTCTTATGGAAGAGCATCTGGAGGAAATTTTGTATCGATTGAAGATCGTGACTCTGATGGTGATGGATTTAGCAATATAGATGAGATCAATGCGTTGACTTTCCCAGGCGATGCCAATGATTTCCCTGAACCTGTACCTGAACTCATATCTGAACCTATCGACAACGTAACTGAAGCACCAGTCGAAGAAATGATAGACAATCAAAGCATTGAAGAGCCAATTGTCAATGAAACTCAGGAAGAAACAACTACTGAGGAGCAAAGTGAAGAAACAACAACTGAACAGCAATCTCCGGGATTCGAAGTTATTCTTGCAATTGCTGGAATATTGTCAGTAGTGTATCTGAAGCGAAAGTAA
- a CDS encoding MFS transporter, translating to MTPNPVSSGVTEGKALFPLYTITFIGTLGFGIILTFLIFLVTDFGGNALIYGLLVSTYPAFQLIGAPILGKWSDIYGRKKILLLSQIGTMVAWFIFLVALFLPITSLISIKSDLLGMFTVTLPLLVLFFARALDGITGGNVSVANAYLADVTPEKERNKNFGRMSVASNLGYVAGPALAGILGVTIYGELIPVSAAFLISVAGTIIVIILLPETRTCSIKEYPKTGIRKILGQEHKECYQVEGAQKISLKEIFMLDYIPFMLALYFLIFLGFNVYYTAFPVFAVDVLKWNPAQLGIYFSIISAMMAFVQGPILGKLAKIYPESILIIAGCFVLGLQFILIATGNLLMIYLAGVFFAFGNGIMWPSILSMLSKFAGTVYQGSVQGFAMSGGSLASIIGLLGGGLLYTQLKASSFLIAGAIIYLVFLLSFRLIKAEKSRMNKNDWDLN from the coding sequence ATGACTCCAAATCCGGTATCTTCTGGAGTTACAGAGGGAAAGGCACTTTTTCCTTTATACACGATCACTTTCATAGGTACACTGGGATTTGGAATTATCCTTACATTCCTCATATTTCTTGTAACGGACTTTGGTGGTAATGCACTGATATATGGTCTGCTTGTTTCAACCTATCCTGCTTTTCAATTGATTGGTGCTCCAATCCTTGGGAAATGGTCTGATATTTACGGGAGAAAAAAGATCCTGCTATTAAGCCAGATAGGAACGATGGTTGCCTGGTTCATCTTTCTTGTTGCTCTTTTCCTGCCGATAACTTCACTAATATCAATTAAGTCCGATCTACTTGGGATGTTCACTGTTACACTTCCTCTGCTAGTCCTTTTCTTTGCCAGGGCACTTGACGGGATAACCGGTGGAAATGTATCCGTGGCAAATGCATATTTAGCTGATGTAACGCCGGAAAAGGAAAGGAACAAGAACTTTGGCAGAATGTCTGTAGCGTCAAATCTGGGTTATGTAGCAGGTCCTGCGCTTGCCGGTATTCTGGGTGTGACAATCTATGGAGAACTGATCCCGGTTTCAGCAGCTTTTCTTATATCCGTCGCTGGCACTATCATCGTAATTATTCTTTTACCTGAGACCCGGACCTGTAGTATTAAGGAATACCCAAAAACAGGTATAAGAAAAATCCTGGGACAGGAACATAAAGAGTGTTATCAGGTGGAAGGTGCACAGAAGATATCCCTGAAAGAGATATTCATGCTGGACTATATACCCTTCATGCTGGCACTGTACTTTTTGATATTTTTGGGTTTCAATGTATATTACACTGCATTCCCTGTCTTTGCCGTTGATGTTCTTAAATGGAATCCGGCACAACTGGGTATTTACTTTTCTATTATCAGTGCAATGATGGCTTTTGTGCAGGGTCCAATTCTGGGAAAGCTGGCAAAGATATATCCTGAATCCATTCTGATAATAGCAGGATGTTTTGTTCTTGGGTTGCAGTTCATACTGATCGCCACCGGAAACCTGCTGATGATCTATCTTGCAGGAGTATTCTTTGCATTTGGTAACGGCATCATGTGGCCATCGATCCTGTCCATGCTCTCTAAATTTGCAGGAACTGTCTATCAGGGTTCTGTACAGGGTTTTGCTATGAGTGGCGGTAGTCTGGCAAGTATCATCGGACTACTTGGAGGAGGACTACTATATACGCAATTAAAAGCAAGCTCTTTCCTTATTGCCGGTGCAATAATATATCTGGTATTTTTACTCTCCTTCAGGTTGATAAAAGCCGAAAAGAGCAGGATGAATAAGAATGATTGGGACTTAAACTGA
- a CDS encoding UPF0182 family membrane protein: MRDIRIIFFLILALFLGIGPLVGIYTDYLWFDMIGYTSVFTTILQWKLIAIIPGFILAFAFLYINAKFAGNSISKILAERKLTYDKIDSQVVLIVIAAFSFIFGLAFSSNWRTILLYLNSTSFGITDPILMNDVGFYVFQLPFIHMIRGVFLILTVISLIMVLILYMIRLEPIFRSKTVETDNIESSYFLYPTNSVKDILDDLPVKVLIHISTLLAFLFALIAFGFFLNRYEILFSQQGVVSGAGYTDVHVRLPIFNILTILSFLTAVALLANVKLKNIKIPIASIVLLILFIMGSSFVPDVYQQFKVEPTEIQLEKPYLEYNINYTRMAFGLSDIEERPFQANTDLTLSELENNTQITENIRIWDRRALEQTYKQLQQIRTYYTFNDVDTDRYQMDDGYKQYMISARELDTMQLAPEAKTWVNERLVYTHGFGIVMNPVSTKTSDGRPEFVLQDIPPTGEFDVDNPRIYYGEVTNDYKIADSGKEEFDYPKGGQNVFTQYEGKSGIVLDSFVKRLIFAFTFGESKFILSEYVDDSSRLMYHQQIEERAQMIAPFLKYDSDPYPVISDGKVYWIIDAYTTADKYPYSESYYGTKFYDINYIRNSVKVVVDAYDGTVDFYVMEDEPVVNTYSKIFPDLFKPFSEMPEGLKEHIRYPKDFFKVQMDLYENYHMTDAETFYNKEDAWEIPNEVYRGSSIEMEPYYMITKLPNGGGLEYVLLQPFTPRNRENMIAWIAARCDEPNYGEIKHYELPKGELIYGPTQIESRIDQDPDISEQLTLWGQTGSRVIRGNLLVVPIGNSILYTEPIFISAEESEIPELRRVVVSSGQKVVMAEDLQESLQMLVEGRIDVQDETGQPYIPGTARELAQQALDHYNKAQDYLAEGDWAGYGEEIDRMEEILNQLSQVLEEADIDTTL; this comes from the coding sequence ATGAGAGATATAAGAATAATTTTCTTTTTAATTCTGGCACTTTTTTTGGGTATAGGACCCCTTGTGGGAATTTATACTGATTATCTGTGGTTTGATATGATCGGATATACGTCCGTGTTCACAACAATATTACAATGGAAATTAATTGCGATCATACCTGGATTCATACTTGCTTTTGCCTTCCTTTACATAAATGCAAAGTTTGCAGGTAATTCCATCAGTAAGATACTTGCTGAGAGGAAACTCACATATGATAAGATAGATTCTCAGGTTGTTTTAATAGTAATCGCAGCATTCTCATTCATTTTCGGGCTGGCATTCAGCAGCAACTGGAGAACAATTCTCCTTTATCTGAATAGCACATCGTTTGGAATAACTGACCCTATTCTAATGAATGACGTAGGGTTCTATGTATTTCAGCTCCCGTTCATTCATATGATAAGGGGCGTATTCCTGATACTCACCGTTATTTCACTCATAATGGTCCTGATCCTCTACATGATCAGACTTGAACCCATATTCAGATCAAAAACAGTTGAAACGGACAATATTGAATCTTCTTACTTCCTGTATCCGACAAATAGTGTAAAGGATATACTGGATGACCTGCCCGTTAAGGTCCTTATCCACATATCAACATTGCTTGCATTTCTGTTTGCATTAATTGCTTTCGGATTTTTCCTCAACAGATATGAGATATTGTTCTCACAGCAGGGAGTAGTATCAGGTGCAGGCTACACGGATGTTCATGTAAGACTTCCAATATTCAATATACTTACAATATTATCATTCCTGACTGCTGTTGCTTTACTGGCAAATGTAAAACTGAAGAACATAAAGATACCAATCGCCAGTATAGTTCTGTTAATATTGTTTATCATGGGCAGCTCTTTTGTACCGGATGTTTACCAGCAGTTCAAAGTGGAACCCACTGAGATCCAGCTGGAAAAACCGTATCTGGAATATAACATAAATTATACAAGAATGGCCTTTGGCCTATCGGATATTGAAGAAAGACCTTTCCAAGCCAATACTGATCTGACCCTGTCAGAACTGGAAAATAATACCCAGATTACTGAGAACATAAGAATATGGGACCGGCGAGCTCTTGAGCAAACCTACAAGCAACTCCAGCAGATCAGAACATATTATACGTTCAATGATGTTGACACTGACAGGTACCAGATGGACGACGGCTATAAACAATACATGATATCAGCCAGGGAACTGGATACCATGCAACTGGCACCTGAAGCTAAAACATGGGTAAATGAACGTCTGGTCTATACCCATGGTTTTGGAATTGTGATGAATCCGGTAAGTACCAAGACAAGTGATGGCAGACCTGAATTTGTTTTGCAGGATATCCCGCCGACAGGTGAATTCGATGTTGATAATCCCCGGATCTATTATGGAGAGGTCACAAATGACTATAAAATAGCAGATTCAGGAAAAGAAGAATTCGACTACCCAAAGGGAGGACAGAACGTATTCACACAATATGAAGGTAAAAGTGGAATAGTTCTCGATTCGTTTGTTAAAAGACTGATCTTTGCATTCACTTTTGGCGAATCTAAATTCATCCTGAGTGAATATGTAGATGATAGTTCACGTTTGATGTATCATCAACAGATCGAAGAAAGAGCACAAATGATAGCTCCGTTCCTTAAGTATGACAGTGACCCGTATCCTGTGATCTCTGACGGAAAAGTGTACTGGATAATAGATGCCTATACTACGGCTGATAAGTATCCATATTCTGAAAGCTACTACGGGACTAAATTCTATGATATCAACTATATCCGAAATTCCGTCAAAGTTGTTGTAGATGCCTATGATGGGACTGTTGACTTCTATGTTATGGAAGATGAACCTGTGGTAAATACGTATTCAAAGATATTCCCAGACCTGTTCAAACCTTTCAGTGAGATGCCTGAAGGCCTGAAGGAGCATATCCGCTATCCAAAGGATTTCTTTAAGGTTCAGATGGACCTGTACGAGAACTATCACATGACAGATGCTGAGACTTTTTATAACAAAGAGGATGCATGGGAAATTCCAAATGAGGTCTACCGCGGAAGTAGTATTGAAATGGAACCCTATTACATGATCACAAAACTCCCTAACGGTGGCGGACTGGAATATGTATTACTGCAGCCCTTCACACCCCGAAACAGGGAGAATATGATCGCCTGGATCGCAGCCAGATGTGATGAGCCGAATTACGGTGAGATCAAACATTATGAACTGCCAAAAGGAGAACTGATATACGGACCTACCCAGATTGAATCCAGGATAGATCAGGACCCGGATATTTCCGAACAGCTGACGCTCTGGGGCCAGACAGGTTCCCGGGTCATAAGGGGTAATTTGCTGGTGGTACCGATTGGTAATTCGATATTGTACACCGAGCCTATATTCATAAGTGCCGAAGAGTCCGAGATACCTGAACTCAGGAGAGTTGTGGTTTCATCAGGACAGAAGGTTGTTATGGCTGAGGATCTGCAGGAATCACTGCAAATGCTTGTTGAAGGCAGAATCGATGTGCAGGACGAAACTGGCCAGCCATATATACCAGGAACAGCACGAGAACTTGCACAGCAAGCCCTGGATCATTACAACAAAGCACAGGACTATCTTGCTGAAGGCGACTGGGCTGGATATGGAGAGGAGATAGACAGGATGGAAGAGATACTTAACCAGCTTTCTCAGGTTCTGGAAGAAGCAGACATTGATACAACGCTATGA
- a CDS encoding helix-turn-helix transcriptional regulator translates to MSKSLTDVMFSSEKRKNVLLLLQNGPREMEFILMSLDTTRAALLPQIRILENHHLITGANDKYELTNIGKLIVNEMVPLLGITDVFEGNLDFLGTHDLDFIPPHLLKRIGELAPYTLAESVPVTEISEPNKPVLQKAKISNYQTSVTAFLFPTFPSVLADFKENGVKLCMVVSSELLSKIREEADDDFRSLLNSSLNKLYLYPGEMRFMSFGYNEYSFMIRFLDKNGDYDHNYLVSSSPLALKWGKELFDHYLKNAVPIDKI, encoded by the coding sequence ATGTCTAAAAGTTTGACCGATGTCATGTTTTCCTCTGAGAAAAGAAAGAATGTGCTTTTATTGTTGCAGAACGGACCCAGAGAAATGGAGTTCATTCTCATGTCACTGGATACAACAAGAGCTGCATTGCTGCCACAGATCAGGATTCTGGAAAATCATCACCTTATCACCGGTGCGAACGACAAATACGAATTAACAAATATTGGAAAGCTCATTGTTAATGAGATGGTTCCTTTATTAGGTATCACTGATGTCTTTGAAGGTAATTTAGATTTCTTGGGGACTCATGACCTTGATTTTATTCCGCCACATCTCTTAAAGAGAATAGGGGAACTTGCACCATATACTCTGGCTGAAAGCGTACCTGTGACAGAGATCTCCGAACCAAATAAACCTGTCCTTCAAAAAGCTAAAATATCAAATTACCAAACATCTGTCACTGCATTCTTATTCCCTACATTTCCATCAGTACTTGCAGATTTCAAGGAAAATGGGGTGAAGCTTTGTATGGTAGTTTCTTCAGAGCTCCTTTCTAAAATAAGAGAGGAAGCAGATGATGATTTCAGGAGTTTGCTGAATAGCAGCCTCAACAAATTGTATTTGTATCCCGGAGAAATGCGTTTCATGTCATTTGGCTACAATGAATATTCTTTTATGATCAGATTCCTGGATAAAAATGGTGATTACGACCATAATTATTTGGTTTCCAGTAGCCCCCTGGCACTCAAATGGGGAAAAGAGCTTTTTGATCATTATTTAAAAAATGCTGTGCCAATAGATAAAATATAG
- a CDS encoding helix-turn-helix transcriptional regulator: MKKSLLDVLFKSQKRKNMLIMLQEEPKKMETLLKTLKTTRQALLPQTKILQDNYLVTHYNDTYELTTIGELIVDKMTPLLDTIDFLDIDIDYWGTHNLDFIPPYLLKRLNENKNAEIISPSLVSMYEINKDFIEQAHSSGSLYFIFTFMHPSFPPTVYKFIDNNIDVSIIITKELLRKIKTEYYDDLKNHLMHENIKFYLYEQDIKIGSFALSDYHLILRLLSKDNEYDNKQLFFSDPKALQWGKDLFDYYLKDATLIAEP, translated from the coding sequence ATGAAAAAAAGTTTACTCGATGTGTTATTCAAGTCTCAAAAAAGAAAAAATATGTTGATAATGTTACAGGAAGAACCAAAGAAAATGGAAACACTTCTAAAAACCCTGAAAACAACAAGGCAGGCGTTACTTCCTCAAACTAAAATTCTGCAAGATAATTATCTTGTCACTCATTATAACGATACTTATGAATTGACAACTATTGGGGAACTAATAGTTGATAAAATGACTCCTTTATTGGATACTATTGATTTCCTGGACATTGATATTGATTATTGGGGCACTCATAACCTTGATTTCATTCCACCTTATCTTTTAAAAAGGTTAAATGAGAACAAAAATGCTGAAATTATAAGTCCCAGTTTGGTAAGTATGTATGAAATCAACAAGGATTTTATTGAACAGGCACACAGCTCCGGTTCATTGTATTTCATATTCACTTTTATGCATCCAAGTTTCCCCCCTACAGTATATAAGTTTATTGATAATAATATAGATGTATCTATTATAATTACAAAAGAACTGCTAAGAAAAATAAAAACTGAATATTATGATGATTTAAAAAACCATCTAATGCATGAAAACATCAAATTTTATTTGTATGAACAAGATATTAAAATCGGATCTTTTGCATTAAGTGATTATCATCTAATCTTAAGGCTGTTATCAAAAGACAACGAATATGATAATAAACAGCTATTCTTTTCAGATCCAAAAGCACTTCAGTGGGGCAAAGACCTTTTTGATTATTATCTGAAGGATGCAACCTTGATAGCAGAACCATAA